The following coding sequences are from one Treponema parvum window:
- the pflA gene encoding pyruvate formate-lyase-activating protein codes for METCKGNIHQIETFGSVDGPGVRFVIFVQGCNMRCKFCHNPDTWSLEGGQRISAEELVARALRYRPYWGKDGGITVSGGEPLLEIDFLIELFKEAKRYDISTVIDTAGGPFTRQEPFFSKFKKLMEFTDLLLVDIKHIDDKEHVKLTGVSNGNILDMFRYLSDTGKPIWVRHVLVPGITDNDEYLTRTRDFIRTLKNVRRVEVLPYHSFGKAKYDEMGIPYPLKDTPTPSVERVENAKKILETEKYEE; via the coding sequence ATGGAAACTTGTAAAGGCAACATACATCAAATAGAAACTTTCGGTTCCGTAGACGGACCGGGCGTTCGCTTTGTGATCTTCGTACAGGGATGCAATATGCGCTGTAAATTTTGTCACAATCCGGACACTTGGTCTTTGGAAGGCGGCCAAAGAATTTCCGCAGAGGAACTCGTCGCGCGCGCCCTGCGTTACCGCCCTTATTGGGGAAAAGACGGAGGAATTACCGTCAGCGGCGGAGAACCTCTTCTTGAAATTGATTTTCTTATCGAACTGTTTAAAGAAGCCAAACGCTACGATATAAGCACGGTGATAGACACCGCCGGCGGGCCTTTTACCCGGCAGGAACCTTTTTTTTCAAAATTTAAAAAACTTATGGAATTCACCGACCTTCTTCTGGTCGATATAAAACACATCGACGATAAAGAACACGTAAAACTTACAGGAGTCTCAAACGGCAATATTCTGGACATGTTTCGCTATCTGTCGGATACGGGCAAGCCTATCTGGGTAAGACATGTGCTTGTTCCCGGTATTACCGATAATGACGAATATTTGACCCGCACGCGGGATTTTATCCGCACTCTTAAAAATGTCCGCCGCGTTGAAGTTTTGCCGTATCATTCGTTCGGTAAGGCAAAATACGATGAAATGGGAATCCCTTATCCTTTAAAAGACACGCCCACGCCGTCCGTAGAGCGCGTAGAAAACGCAAAAAAAATCCTTGAGACTGAAAAATATGAAGAATAA
- a CDS encoding helix-turn-helix domain-containing protein translates to MDDFDRLKAELFKDVQIKAEYDALEPEYELIKQIIKARAEKKMTQKQLAEKIGTRQSNIARLESGNYNPSFKFLQKVAVALDKRLSFSLS, encoded by the coding sequence ATGGACGATTTTGACAGATTGAAGGCTGAACTTTTCAAAGACGTGCAAATAAAGGCGGAGTATGACGCTCTTGAGCCTGAATATGAGCTGATAAAACAGATTATAAAGGCACGGGCTGAAAAAAAGATGACACAGAAGCAGCTTGCCGAAAAAATCGGCACACGACAGTCCAATATTGCCCGATTGGAAAGCGGAAACTATAATCCATCATTTAAGTTTTTGCAGAAAGTTGCAGTCGCATTGGATAAAAGATTGTCTTTTTCGCTGAGTTAG
- a CDS encoding BrnA antitoxin family protein, translating into MSTTVTMTLDDVRKLPPISEERKKEMDSFVNTDFSDCPKMTKEELSQFKPWYEVHPEWVRIKKGDIHTKIDLDLLDALKKGGKGYQKRLNQALRWALENNCPYMTV; encoded by the coding sequence ATGAGTACTACAGTAACTATGACCTTAGATGATGTAAGAAAACTTCCGCCTATTAGTGAAGAACGAAAGAAAGAAATGGATTCATTTGTAAACACGGATTTTTCCGACTGCCCGAAAATGACAAAAGAGGAGCTGTCGCAGTTTAAACCGTGGTATGAAGTTCATCCTGAATGGGTTCGGATTAAAAAAGGCGATATTCATACCAAAATAGATTTGGATCTTCTGGATGCTCTTAAAAAGGGCGGAAAAGGTTATCAGAAACGCCTGAATCAGGCGCTTCGTTGGGCACTTGAAAATAACTGCCCTTATATGACAGTTTAA
- the pflB gene encoding formate C-acetyltransferase, with protein sequence MSYDKAWAGFTGRYWKQEVNVRDFIQQNYTIYTGDKSFLEGPTEATDKLWGEIKKLQKEEIKKGGVLDMDTEVASTLTSHAAGYICAEGKKLEKVVGLQTDKPLKRAFMPFGGIHMAEEACEMYGYKPSPELHKIFTQYRKTHNDGVYDAYTPEMRTARKNKIITGLPDTYGRGRIVGDYRRVALYGIDYLIEQKKADLHKSDKLAMVEAVIRKREEISEQIRALNGMKEMAQIYGYDISQPATNAREAFQWLYFGYLAAIKTQNGAAMSVGRISTFLDIYIERDLKNGTITEKEAQELVDHFVMKLRCVKFARIKSYNELFSGDPVWATVTVGGMGTDGRPLVTKNDFRFLHTLENMGPAPEPNLTVLYSIYLPENFKKYSTEISVKTSAVQYENDDVMRPIWTDDYTICCCVSATQVGKEMQFFGARANLAKCLLYAINGGKDALTGTQVGPAYAPVTSEYLDYDDVVTKYDAMMTWLAGLYVNTLNLIHYMHDKYYYEAAQMALLDSKVHRSFATGIAGFSHVVDSLSAIKYAKVKVIRDSETGLSKDFEVTGDFPRYGNDDDRADDIAVWLLKTFMNKIKQYKTYRNSVASTSILTITSNVVYGKATGTMPDGRKKGEPLSPGANPAYGAEKNGLLASLNSVAKLPYEYALDGISNTQTINPSALGHNDQERSEKLVQILDGYFKQGAHHLNVNVFGIDKLKDAMEHPEKEEYQNFTIRVSGYAVRFIKLTKEQQLDVIARNAHGVL encoded by the coding sequence ATGTCCTACGATAAAGCATGGGCCGGATTTACCGGCAGGTATTGGAAGCAAGAAGTTAATGTTCGCGATTTTATTCAGCAGAACTATACTATATATACGGGTGATAAATCTTTTTTGGAAGGTCCTACGGAGGCAACCGATAAGCTTTGGGGCGAAATTAAAAAGCTTCAAAAAGAAGAAATAAAAAAGGGCGGAGTTCTCGACATGGACACAGAAGTGGCTTCGACGCTTACTTCCCACGCCGCCGGTTACATCTGCGCTGAAGGTAAAAAGCTTGAAAAGGTCGTCGGACTTCAGACGGACAAACCCCTCAAGAGGGCTTTTATGCCGTTCGGCGGAATTCATATGGCGGAAGAAGCCTGTGAAATGTACGGCTATAAACCGAGTCCCGAACTCCATAAGATATTCACTCAGTACCGCAAAACACACAACGACGGCGTTTACGATGCGTATACGCCTGAAATGCGCACCGCCAGGAAGAATAAGATCATTACCGGTCTTCCTGATACTTACGGGCGCGGCCGCATAGTAGGGGACTACCGCCGCGTAGCCTTGTACGGCATTGATTATCTTATAGAACAAAAAAAGGCTGATCTGCACAAAAGCGATAAGCTGGCAATGGTGGAAGCCGTTATCCGTAAGCGCGAAGAAATTTCCGAGCAGATAAGAGCTCTTAACGGCATGAAGGAAATGGCGCAGATATACGGCTATGACATTTCGCAGCCCGCGACAAATGCTCGGGAGGCTTTCCAGTGGCTCTACTTCGGTTACCTTGCCGCAATAAAAACGCAAAACGGCGCCGCTATGAGTGTCGGCCGAATTTCAACTTTTTTAGACATATACATTGAGCGCGATCTTAAAAACGGTACGATCACTGAAAAAGAAGCTCAGGAATTGGTCGATCATTTTGTTATGAAGCTTCGCTGTGTAAAATTTGCCAGAATAAAATCGTATAACGAACTGTTCTCAGGCGATCCCGTTTGGGCTACGGTGACTGTCGGCGGAATGGGAACGGACGGACGTCCTCTTGTTACAAAGAACGATTTCCGCTTCCTGCACACGCTTGAAAACATGGGCCCTGCTCCCGAACCCAACCTTACGGTTCTTTATTCGATATATCTGCCTGAAAACTTTAAAAAATATTCCACCGAAATTTCCGTAAAAACCAGTGCGGTTCAGTATGAAAATGACGACGTTATGCGTCCCATTTGGACCGACGACTATACGATCTGCTGCTGTGTTTCGGCAACTCAAGTGGGAAAGGAGATGCAGTTTTTCGGCGCTCGAGCGAATCTTGCAAAATGTTTGCTTTACGCCATCAACGGAGGAAAAGACGCTCTTACGGGCACTCAAGTAGGTCCCGCTTACGCACCCGTAACATCGGAATATCTTGATTACGACGACGTTGTTACCAAATATGACGCGATGATGACGTGGCTGGCCGGACTTTATGTGAACACCCTCAACCTTATCCATTACATGCACGATAAATATTACTATGAGGCGGCGCAGATGGCTTTGCTGGATTCAAAAGTGCATCGCTCGTTTGCGACCGGTATAGCGGGTTTTTCCCATGTCGTAGATTCTCTTTCCGCAATAAAATACGCAAAAGTCAAGGTTATCCGTGACAGCGAAACCGGACTGTCAAAGGACTTTGAAGTGACGGGTGATTTCCCGCGTTACGGAAATGACGACGACCGTGCGGACGACATTGCAGTATGGCTTTTAAAGACCTTTATGAATAAGATCAAACAGTACAAGACATATCGCAATTCCGTAGCTTCAACATCCATCCTTACGATCACTTCAAACGTGGTTTACGGTAAGGCTACGGGAACGATGCCCGACGGACGTAAAAAAGGCGAGCCTCTGTCGCCCGGCGCAAACCCTGCGTATGGAGCCGAAAAGAACGGACTCTTGGCGTCTTTGAACTCGGTTGCCAAACTGCCTTACGAATACGCGCTTGACGGCATATCGAATACACAGACGATCAATCCGTCCGCGCTCGGCCATAACGATCAGGAACGTTCCGAAAAACTGGTTCAAATTTTGGACGGATATTTTAAACAGGGGGCTCATCACCTTAACGTCAACGTCTTCGGTATCGACAAACTCAAGGACGCCATGGAACATCCCGAAAAGGAAGAATACCAGAACTTTACGATACGAGTATCAGGCTATGCGGTACGGTTTATTAAATTGACAAAAGAGCAGCAACTTGACGTAATAGCGCGTAACGCTCACGGCGTTTTGTGA
- a CDS encoding IMPACT family protein yields the protein MNVLSVRVVFETVVKNSRFIAELLPCSAQAQARSLLKEQKTKYNDASHVCHAFVIGAAAEILGMSDAGEPPGTAGRPMLDVLKNCGCTNILLTVTRYFGGTLLGTGGLVKAYSDSAKLVLEKARELNAFEELVLKKEFSFALPYKLYDTVKRCFATFHIYDLAEVFQTDININGRIREDEADLFAKHVFDITGGAVVVEFLKF from the coding sequence ATGAATGTTTTATCGGTGCGCGTTGTTTTTGAAACCGTCGTAAAGAATTCGCGTTTTATCGCCGAGCTTTTGCCTTGTTCCGCTCAGGCTCAGGCGAGGTCGCTCCTTAAAGAACAAAAAACGAAATACAATGACGCGTCGCACGTGTGCCATGCCTTTGTCATAGGCGCTGCGGCTGAAATTCTAGGCATGAGCGACGCGGGAGAACCGCCCGGCACGGCAGGCCGCCCTATGTTGGACGTGCTTAAAAACTGCGGCTGTACGAATATACTTTTGACGGTAACGCGATATTTCGGCGGCACCCTTTTAGGTACGGGCGGCCTTGTAAAAGCATATTCCGATTCCGCAAAGCTCGTACTTGAAAAAGCAAGAGAGCTCAACGCATTCGAAGAGCTTGTGTTGAAAAAAGAGTTTTCGTTTGCGCTGCCTTATAAGCTCTATGACACGGTAAAACGCTGTTTTGCAACGTTTCACATATACGACCTGGCGGAAGTTTTTCAAACGGACATAAACATAAACGGCCGGATCCGAGAAGACGAAGCCGATCTCTTTGCAAAACATGTTTTTGATATTACGGGCGGCGCCGTTGTCGTCGAGTTTTTAAAATTTTAA
- a CDS encoding BrnT family toxin — protein sequence MTFEWDEKKNAINKKKHGIDFYEAVRVFLDDKRIEKYDEGNSSPEEERTKVLGLAHKVVVVIYTERHENLRIISARFATKEERDEYYSNYDLR from the coding sequence ATGACATTCGAGTGGGACGAGAAAAAAAATGCCATAAACAAAAAGAAACACGGGATTGATTTTTATGAAGCTGTTCGTGTTTTTCTGGACGACAAACGAATTGAAAAATATGATGAAGGAAATTCTTCACCTGAAGAAGAACGAACAAAAGTTTTAGGACTGGCACATAAAGTTGTCGTTGTAATATATACAGAACGGCACGAGAATCTAAGAATAATATCTGCACGGTTTGCAACGAAGGAGGAAAGAGATGAGTACTACAGTAACTATGACCTTAGATGA
- a CDS encoding type II toxin-antitoxin system RelE/ParE family toxin, with protein MVIGYEIEFYKTESGKNPVNEFIQSLQKKQIAKILRDITLLQEMGSDLHYPYVDFIKGDRYAGLMELRTKQSNNIFRIFYFVVVKDKETKEEKAVLLHAIQKKTDKTPQKELETVLARMKDYKSRGSCYGRF; from the coding sequence TTGGTCATTGGATATGAGATAGAATTTTATAAGACCGAAAGCGGAAAAAATCCTGTAAATGAATTTATACAATCGCTTCAAAAAAAACAGATTGCTAAAATTTTACGGGATATAACGCTCCTTCAAGAAATGGGGTCGGATTTACATTATCCCTATGTAGATTTCATTAAGGGCGACAGATATGCAGGCTTAATGGAACTTAGGACAAAACAATCAAACAATATTTTCAGGATTTTCTATTTCGTTGTTGTAAAGGATAAGGAAACGAAAGAGGAAAAGGCTGTTCTACTTCATGCGATACAGAAAAAGACGGACAAGACTCCGCAAAAGGAACTTGAAACCGTATTGGCACGAATGAAAGATTATAAATCAAGGGGTAGTTGTTATGGACGATTTTGA
- a CDS encoding DNA topoisomerase IV subunit A — translation MAFVKNIFDENFIQYASYVIRDRAIPDLVDGLKPVQRRIVHTLFEVDDGRYHKVANVVGQCMKYHPHGDASIYTALVNLANKELFIDKQGNFGNMYTGDSASAPRYIECRLRPIARDILYSPKITQFVPSYDGRSQEPVVFRAKLPLVLIMGTEGIAVGMSTKILSHNIREVIDAEKKCLLGKKFRLYPDFPTGALMDVSDYRDGNGKIVMRAKMDTTDEKKISITEIPCGCTTESVMNSIENAVKSGKVKIASIHDYTAESVNIEIKLPRGVYTKDVVDALYAFTECEQSISCNLLVIRDNMPVVMSVSEVIEYHAKQLTGILHDELKVERAEMIDRLHARTLERIFVEERIYKRIETMKTAETVEKAVIDGFKPFKAELIREVTHDDVDRLLKIPIRRISLYDINKNREEVKTIKERIKEIDRLLKNLTEYAVSYLDGILAKLDEKAVKRRTEVTSIDMVDVKSVVQRNIPLRYDAKTGYLGTDVSGGEEKLLVTPYDRVLFVRGSGIYTVMEVPQKTFVGPKMWFCSLADKETLGAVLFTVLYRDPKTKYLFIKRCRISAYIMNRDYFFAPDGTEVIHIDTRKNFSFTVHFTAKPRVKILEKRCKASDYAEKGLKALGVRIEAREVDSVDVEAAKGEP, via the coding sequence ATGGCCTTTGTAAAAAATATTTTTGACGAAAATTTTATTCAGTATGCAAGCTACGTTATCCGTGACCGCGCTATCCCCGACCTTGTCGACGGATTAAAACCCGTTCAGCGCAGGATAGTGCATACGCTTTTTGAAGTAGACGACGGGCGTTATCACAAAGTTGCTAACGTGGTCGGGCAATGCATGAAATATCATCCGCACGGAGACGCTTCCATATATACCGCGCTTGTGAACCTTGCAAATAAAGAATTGTTTATAGATAAGCAGGGAAATTTCGGAAACATGTATACCGGAGATTCGGCCTCCGCTCCGCGCTATATAGAATGCCGCCTGCGCCCGATAGCGCGCGATATTTTGTACAGTCCTAAAATAACGCAATTTGTGCCGAGCTACGACGGCCGCAGCCAAGAGCCCGTCGTTTTTCGCGCAAAGCTTCCTCTCGTCCTCATAATGGGGACGGAAGGAATCGCCGTCGGCATGAGCACTAAAATACTGAGTCACAACATACGCGAAGTCATAGACGCTGAAAAAAAATGCCTTTTAGGGAAGAAGTTTCGCCTTTATCCGGATTTTCCTACCGGAGCTCTCATGGACGTTTCGGATTACAGGGACGGCAACGGCAAGATCGTTATGCGCGCCAAGATGGACACGACAGATGAAAAAAAGATCAGCATAACGGAAATTCCGTGCGGCTGCACTACGGAAAGCGTTATGAATTCAATAGAAAATGCGGTAAAAAGCGGAAAGGTAAAAATAGCTTCGATTCACGATTATACTGCGGAAAGCGTAAATATTGAAATAAAGCTTCCGCGCGGCGTGTATACAAAGGACGTCGTCGACGCACTTTATGCGTTTACCGAATGCGAACAGTCGATTTCATGCAATCTTCTTGTAATACGCGACAATATGCCGGTCGTAATGAGTGTTTCCGAAGTTATAGAGTATCACGCAAAGCAGCTTACGGGTATTCTTCATGACGAACTGAAAGTTGAGAGAGCAGAAATGATCGACCGGCTTCACGCCCGCACGCTTGAGCGCATCTTTGTTGAAGAGCGCATCTATAAACGCATCGAAACCATGAAAACCGCAGAAACCGTAGAAAAAGCCGTGATCGACGGATTTAAACCGTTTAAGGCGGAACTTATACGTGAGGTAACTCATGACGATGTAGACCGGCTGCTTAAAATTCCTATCAGGCGCATATCGCTGTACGATATAAATAAAAACCGTGAAGAAGTTAAGACGATAAAGGAACGCATAAAAGAGATAGACAGACTGCTTAAAAATCTTACCGAATATGCGGTATCGTATTTGGACGGAATACTTGCAAAGCTCGATGAAAAAGCCGTAAAACGCCGCACCGAAGTAACTTCGATAGACATGGTTGACGTAAAATCCGTGGTTCAGCGCAATATTCCCTTGCGTTACGATGCAAAAACAGGTTATCTGGGGACCGACGTTTCAGGGGGAGAAGAAAAACTTCTTGTAACGCCTTACGACCGAGTGCTTTTTGTGCGCGGCAGCGGAATATACACCGTCATGGAAGTTCCCCAAAAAACGTTCGTCGGGCCTAAGATGTGGTTTTGTTCGCTTGCGGACAAGGAAACTCTCGGCGCCGTCTTGTTTACGGTCTTGTACCGCGATCCCAAGACAAAGTATCTTTTTATAAAACGCTGCAGAATTTCAGCCTATATCATGAACAGGGACTATTTTTTTGCGCCGGACGGAACGGAAGTGATTCACATAGATACTCGTAAAAATTTTTCGTTTACCGTTCATTTTACCGCAAAACCGCGGGTTAAAATTTTGGAAAAACGCTGTAAGGCTTCGGATTATGCCGAAAAAGGGCTCAAGGCTTTAGGCGTAAGGATTGAAGCGCGCGAAGTCGACAGTGTGGACGTTGAAGCGGCAAAAGGAGAGCCGTAG
- a CDS encoding DUF3798 domain-containing protein — protein MKKVFILVGIFMLPLALSFSGGTKESAVSGASSKNFHIGIVTETVSQAEDNLRGAEELIKRYGAVKDGGMIQHVTYPDDFMSQQETTISQIVALADDPLMKAIIVNAAVPGTAEAFKRVKAKRSDILCFAGEPQEDPLVIEASADLAINADFVSRGYTIIWAAKQMGAKSFVHISFPRHMSYESLGTRRQIMEQACADLGITFAFETAPDPTSDVGVAGAQQFILEKVPQWVEKYGKETAFFCTNDAHTEPLLKQIAKYGGMFVEADLPSPLMGYPGAFGIDLSSEAGNFPAILKKVESVVVANNGAGRFGTWAYSYGFTVSAGLGEFAKRIIEGTAKLESGKDLFDSLAVFTPGAKWNGANYIDQNTGVRSKNHMLIYMDTYVFGKGYLPTTQQEVPEKYFKIKFVN, from the coding sequence ATGAAAAAAGTTTTTATTTTGGTAGGGATATTTATGTTGCCCCTGGCCTTATCATTTTCAGGCGGAACAAAAGAATCCGCTGTAAGCGGCGCTTCTTCTAAAAATTTTCACATCGGTATTGTTACCGAAACCGTTTCACAGGCGGAAGACAATCTTCGCGGAGCTGAAGAGCTTATAAAACGCTACGGCGCCGTAAAAGACGGAGGAATGATTCAGCACGTAACATATCCTGACGACTTTATGTCTCAGCAGGAAACTACGATCTCTCAGATTGTAGCTTTGGCTGACGATCCTCTTATGAAGGCGATCATTGTGAACGCGGCTGTTCCGGGCACTGCGGAAGCTTTTAAACGCGTAAAGGCAAAAAGATCGGATATTTTGTGTTTCGCAGGCGAACCTCAGGAAGACCCGCTCGTTATAGAAGCAAGCGCGGATCTTGCTATAAACGCGGACTTTGTTTCCCGCGGATATACGATAATCTGGGCTGCAAAGCAGATGGGCGCAAAGAGTTTCGTCCATATTTCGTTCCCGCGCCACATGTCTTATGAATCTTTGGGAACTAGGCGTCAGATTATGGAACAGGCGTGCGCGGATTTGGGGATTACGTTTGCATTTGAAACCGCTCCCGATCCTACGAGCGACGTAGGCGTTGCAGGTGCACAGCAGTTCATACTTGAAAAAGTTCCGCAGTGGGTTGAAAAATACGGCAAAGAAACGGCGTTTTTCTGTACGAACGACGCGCACACCGAGCCTCTTTTAAAGCAGATAGCCAAATACGGCGGAATGTTCGTGGAAGCGGACTTACCGTCGCCTCTCATGGGATATCCGGGCGCGTTCGGTATAGATCTTTCGTCCGAAGCGGGAAACTTCCCTGCGATTCTTAAAAAAGTTGAAAGCGTAGTGGTTGCGAACAACGGAGCGGGCCGGTTCGGCACGTGGGCATACTCTTACGGCTTTACCGTCTCTGCGGGGCTCGGAGAATTTGCAAAGCGCATAATCGAAGGCACGGCGAAACTTGAGAGCGGCAAAGATCTGTTTGACAGCCTTGCGGTGTTCACGCCGGGAGCTAAATGGAACGGAGCTAACTACATAGACCAGAACACGGGCGTTCGTTCGAAGAATCATATGCTCATTTACATGGACACCTACGTATTCGGAAAGGGCTACCTGCCTACAACGCAGCAGGAAGTTCCCGAAAAGTATTTTAAGATAAAATTTGTAAATTAA
- a CDS encoding aldo/keto reductase, translating to MNDYVILRDGTKLSKLGMGTWFLGENSSTKDKEIDAVRTGIENGVTLIDTAEMYGSGKSEMLVGEAIKGFDRTELFLVSKVYPHNAGKAHIFTSCENSLKRLGTDYLDMYLLHWRGSIPLSETVFCMEKLVSEGKIKRWGVSNLDLSDMKELFSIKDGNNCAVDQVLYHVGSKGIEYDLYPWLREHNTAVMAYCPMAQAGSLQYELTENRVLKKIADSRNISVVNLMLVYVLSKPDMIAIPRTSNKKHALENAKMRDIVLTEDEINMIDAEFPPPKRKIPLDIV from the coding sequence ATGAATGATTATGTGATTTTGCGGGACGGCACGAAGCTATCGAAGTTGGGCATGGGAACTTGGTTCTTAGGCGAAAATTCGTCGACTAAAGATAAGGAAATTGACGCTGTCCGCACAGGTATCGAAAACGGCGTTACGCTCATAGATACTGCGGAAATGTACGGTTCCGGAAAATCGGAAATGCTCGTAGGCGAAGCTATAAAGGGCTTTGACCGCACTGAACTTTTTTTAGTTTCAAAAGTATATCCCCACAATGCAGGAAAAGCGCATATTTTTACCAGCTGTGAAAATTCTCTTAAAAGACTCGGCACCGACTACCTTGACATGTATCTTTTGCACTGGCGAGGTTCGATTCCTTTGTCGGAGACCGTATTTTGCATGGAAAAATTAGTTTCTGAAGGAAAAATAAAACGCTGGGGCGTTTCAAACCTTGATCTTTCTGACATGAAAGAACTGTTTTCAATTAAAGACGGAAACAACTGTGCCGTCGATCAAGTGCTGTATCATGTGGGCTCTAAGGGAATTGAATACGATCTGTATCCGTGGTTAAGAGAGCACAATACGGCTGTAATGGCCTACTGTCCTATGGCTCAGGCCGGATCTCTTCAGTATGAACTCACGGAAAACCGCGTGTTAAAAAAAATCGCCGATTCACGCAATATAAGCGTTGTCAATCTCATGCTAGTTTATGTGCTTTCAAAACCCGACATGATAGCGATTCCCAGAACGAGCAATAAAAAGCACGCCTTGGAAAATGCAAAGATGCGAGACATTGTCCTCACGGAAGATGAAATAAATATGATAGACGCGGAATTCCCTCCGCCCAAACGAAAAATTCCGCTGGATATAGTATGA